Genomic segment of Candidatus Desulfatibia profunda:
AATAAAAACTACAGGAAATTCAAGCCCTTTAGAAGCATGCATGGTCATTAGCGCCACTTTTTCTGCCTGGGGCACATAGGCATCGGTATCGCCCTGCAGGGCGGTTTCGGCCAAAAATTCAAATATATTATTACAGGTTTGTGAAATCTCAATCAGCCGGTTTAGGGCTTCTTGCGTTTTTGGATTACGGGGCCGCATGTTGGCCAGTTTTGAGTTTTCCGTCAGAAATATTAATTTTTTTTCAACCGTCATGGCTTGCGTCTGTTTTGTAAAAGCCTCGAGGCTGTCAAAAAAATCGATGAGGCGTGTTTGCCGGGCCTTGCTCAGACCGCCTACCGGAAACCGCCGGACATTGACCAGGGCTGTGTCCAGCGAAAAATTGTTTTGATAACACCAGTGTTTAAAGATTTCTGCGGCCTGTTTGGTGATGGCAGGTTCTATTAAGCTTGCTATTCGTTCAAGATCGGCCAAACAACCCGACCCTTCGACAATTTTTAATAAAGATACCAGTTCTGAAACACCCTTGGTGTTGAAAATGGTTTCTCTGCTTACGACCTGATAAGGAATACCTGCCCTATCAAAAGCTTCGGCAAAAACAAAGCCTTGGGCGGCCGTGCGATATAACACTGCAAAATCAGAAAAACCCCGCGGCGGCGATTGGTGTTGTTCGGCAAGCTTTCCAAAATCGATGGAATAAAATCCCATGCCGCCGACCATCTGTTCAATGGTCCGGCCCACGGCCACGGCTTCTGCTTTTTCCGTAACGGTTTCAAGGACACCTATGGTTTTGACGCCGTTAAAATCAGAATAAATACGAGATGCCGGTGCTTTTTTGTTCCGAGGGCTTACAACCTGGTACGATGCCTTTAAAATTGTCTGGGTCGAGCGATAATTGCGTTTAAGGTTGACTACTTCGGCGTCCGGGTAGTCATCCATAAATGTTTTAAAATGTTTTACATCTGAGCCCCTAAACCCGTAAATCGATTGATCCGGATCTCCAATCACACAAAGATTCCGGCGGGCAGCACCCGGAGGAGCAAGCGCCCTGATAATGCAATATTGCCCATAGTTTAGATCCTGATATTCATCCACAAAAATATATTTATAAATATCCCGGTGTGTTTTGGTAAACCGAGCGTCGTTTTCAAAAAGCCGAACGGTTTTTACTACCAAATCTTCATAATCGTAAAGATTTTGAATAGACAATAATTTCTGATATAACTTGTATGTGGCGGCAAAGATCCTTTTTTCCGGATCGGGTATATCCTCAGGCTTATCATACGGTTCGATGATTTTTTGTTTGGCTGATATGATCCAGTCGAGCACTTTCTGAGGTTTTACCAAGGCTCGTATACCGCTTTGTTCAGCCAACTTTATCGCGTCTGAAATTATACTTTTACGGTCATTATCATCAATGATTATAGGTTGTTTTTCCAAATAATCATTTAACAGCTTTAAACATAAACCGTGAAAAGTGCCCATAAACGGGAGTTGTGTTGCGTCGGGCATCAGGCGTTTAAGCCTGTGGCGCATTTCCCGGGCGGCTTTATTGGTAAACGTAACCGCCAGAATATTCCGTGGCGAAACAAAATTTCGGGTCACAAGGTGCGCGATCCGGTGTGTGAGTGTAAGGGTTTTGCCGGTACCGGGACCGGCGACAATTATTAAAGGCCCGCCTTGATGTTCAACCGCTCTGCGCTGTTCGGGATTCATCTTGTCCATGTAAAGTTTTGGGGTGGTGGCGGTCGTGGATGTTTTAAAATAATTTTCATAGGACTTAGACGATGTTTTGATAGGAATGGTTTTAATTGGAGTGTGTATTTTTTCGTCCGCAATTTCTTTTTTATATTCTATTTTTATTTGAATAAGCGATTCTGGTTTCGATTGTACAAAAAGCGTTTTTTGCCCGAGCAATTTTTCCCGCTCGTTTTTATCAAAAATTTTAATGGTACCGAATTCTCCGTCATATCCGGGCTGGATAACGATTTCGCTACGGCGCATGCGTGCAACCGCCTCCCCCAGCAAGGGTCCTCCGACCTTCTCGATAGTTTCGATGCTCAAGGTTTTTAGTATTTCAATTTCAGGACCAAGTTTATCCAATAATATCCGATAGTATTCCATAACCTTTTTGGTTCCCGGTCCGACCCTTAATGTCTCCGACAATATTTCTGTAAGCGGGATTAGATGGTAAAACGGATGATATTTGGCCGGTTTTTCCCCGCCGGGCCGATCCGCCAATTCCTCAACCCTGTATAAAACTCCCTGTGTTAGGGGGCTGCCGCATGCCGGACATTTTCCGGATAAAGCCCGGGTCTTTTCCGGACGGAGCCTAATATTACATTTTCGATGCCCATCAAGGTGATATTTACCCTCTTCCGGATAAAATTCAATAGTTCCCATAAAACGATCCGAATCTCCGGTCTGTATGGCGGACTTTATGGCCGGATATGAAAGCTCGGTATTAAAAATATTTGCTTCCCGCCCTAATTTTAACGGGGAGTGGGCGTCTGAATTTGAGACCAGTGTCAGACCATCCAAACCGGATACCCGCCAATTCATCGACGGGTCGGATGAAAGACCGGTTTCAACAGCAAAAACAAAAGGGGTAAGATCCTCAAAACATTCTTCAATTGAATCGAAACCCGATTTTGAACCCAACAGTGAAAACCATGGTGTCCAAATATGCGCCGGTATCAGAAAAGCACGGTCCGAAGTCTCAAGTATAATTTCAAGAAGGTCTTTGACATCCAAACCTAAAATCGGTCTTCCATCCGATTTAATATTTCCGATTCTAGCTAATTTTGAATTAAATTTTTCGGCTGTATCTAAACCGGGCATATATACAAGATTATGATTTTTTCTGGTTTTTTGATTTTTTTTATAAATATTACTAATTTCGGAAACTAATAAAAAACGAACGGACCTGCGGCATAATTTTGGAATCTGTTTATCACATCTTTCGGCGATTTCATCTTTCAATTTAAAAAGACCTTCTTCCGCCGGAACCAGTTTTTCTTTTAATTCCGCAAACCAGCCCGGATGGGTAAAATCACCGGTTCCAACAACCGTTATTCCTTTTAACTGGGCCGCTATATACATATTTTCAAGATTAAGGTTTTTTGCCGTTGCCCTGGAAAAATGCGAATGAACGTGCAAATCTGCAATAAATTTCATTTTTTATTTTATTTTCAATATATTAAAAATAAAAATTTGCTAATTTCAATTATTCAATTCCAAACACCCGCTTATATCACTCTTTTATTATCTTTAATAGTAAAAACTACTTGTAACTCTTGAAAAAACAGTATATATACTATATATAAAAAAATAAAATACAATATATAGTATTTTTTAAATATAATACCATTACAGTATTGGGCGATTTTTTTTATAATAACTTTTTTACAATTCATAAGTTATAAACAAAAACTTTTTTATTATTCAAAATCCCCTGTTTTTAATACGGTTATTATACGACTTCTGTTAATAATTAAAATTAAATTTTTTTTATAAAATAAATAGGTTAAAAAGTTATTATATTTATTAACATCTATTAATTATAATATAATTATATATATACTTAAAAAGGAAATGGATATGAAGTTAAAAGTTAAAAAAGATGATATTTTGGATATTCTGTCAAAAATACAGGGATTAGCCGGTCGCAAAAGTAATCTTGCCATTACGGCAAATGTATTGGTTCGGGCAACAAATGAAGGTGTCACATTTGTCGTTACAGATCTTGAAACCGGTTTTAAGGGATTGTATCCGGCCATTATTGAAACTGAAGGTGTTATCGCGATCAATGCTAGAAAATTTTATGAAATCGTCAGGGAATTTCCTGTTGATGAAATTCAGGTTAATGAGATTGAAAACCATTGGATTAAAATCGGTGATACAAATGTTGAATATAATATTGTCGGGATGAATCCCGAAGATTTTCCGGAAACTCCCCATATCGAAAGGATAGATTTTTTTCAAATCAATTCAAGTGCCTTTAAAAAAATGATCGACAAAACGGTTATTATTACGGGCGCGGCTGATGAAAGAAGGGCGCATATTACCGGGATTTATTTTGAAATTATAAAAAAGGAGAATCAAAATCTTATCCGGATGGTTTCAACAGACGGCAATCGGTTGTCAACAGTAGATTATAGTTATAGTAAAGAATCCGACCTTCCGGCCGGAGCGGGTGTTTTAATACCTAAAAAAGGTCTTCAGGAAGTTATGAAATTCCTTGATTCTGAAGGGATAGTTCAGATTGGATTTAAAAATAATAATTTTATTATTAAAAAGGATACCGAGACGATTATTATCCGTCTGCTTGAAGGAGATTTTCCAGAATATCAAGATATTATTAAAAAAAGTGACGGAAATATTATTAATTTAGACAGACAGTTGTTTTTAAAAATGCTCAAAAGGATGTCTATTTTATCTTCTGAGGAATATAAGAGTGTAATTTTTAATTTTACAACTAATAAACTTATTATCACCACTACAAATCCTGATATTGGTGAATCTAAAGAAGAAATGGGAATTGATTATAAGGGAGTATCGTTTGAAGTTGCATTTAATCCCAGATATTTTATCGAAACACTTAATGTAATTGAGCAAGATAAAGTCAATTTGAATATTATAAACGAGGAAAGACCTTGTTTAATCCAGGGGGAAAATAATGACACTTATTTAAGTGTTATTATGCCGATGAAAATATGAGTACACAAACAAACACATATAGTGCCGATAATATTAAAGTATTAGAAGGGCTTGAGGCGGTCAGAAAAAGACCTTCGATGTATATCGGAAATATTGATATAGAGGGGCTCCATCATCTGGTTTATGAGGTTGTGGATAATAGTATTGATGAAGCCATGGCCGGTTATTGTAATAATATTAAAGTTATTATTCATACGGATAACAGTGTTAGTGTTGAAGATGATGGTAGAGGAATTCCTGTAGGTATTCAAAAAAGCGAGAATGTTCCGGCAGTTGAAGTTGTTATGACCAAACTTCATTCCGGGGGTAAATTCGACGATCATTCCTATAAGGTTTCCGGGGGCCTTCACGGTGTCGGTGTTTCCGTAGTTAATGCGCTGTCGATATTTTTGGAAGTTGAAATTTATACTGAAGGGAATATTTATTACCAATCATTTGAGAAAGGTAAAAAAACCTGTGAATTAAAGATTATTGGAAAAACAAAAAAGAGCGGTACAAAGGTGCATTTTTATGCGGATACGGAAATATTAAACACCGATAATTTTAGTTATGATATTCTGATTAGACGATTAAGGGAACTGGCATTTTTAAATAAAGGCATAAAAATATCTATAGAAGATGAACGTTCAGATCAGAAAGATGTCTTTTTATATAAAGGCGGAATTGTTCAGTTTGTGGAATATCTTAACAGGCGACATTCAGCGCTGCATAAACCGATTTTAATGGAGGGGGAGAGAAGCGGTGTTCAAATAGAAGTTGCGCTGCAGTATAATGATACGTTTGCGGAGAAAATGTTTTCATTTGCAAATAATATCAATACTATCGAAGGAGGTTTTCATCTTATCGGTTTTAAAGCAGGTTTAACGCGTACGATTAATCAATATGCAACCAACGGTAATATACCTAAAAATCTTCATGCCAAGATCAGCGGCGATGATATCAGGGAAGGTTTGACCGCTATTGTTAGTGTTAAATTAAAATCTCCTCAGTTTGAGGGCCAAACCAAAACAAAATTAGGTAATAGTGAAGTCAAGGGCCTGGTCGAATCTCTGGTTAATGAAAAATTAAGTATCTTTCTTGAAGAAAACCCTTCGATTGCCAAAAAAATATTGGCCAAGGCCGTGGATGCTTCCAGAGCAAGAGATGCTGCCAAACACGCCAGAGACCTTGCCAGAAAACAAGGATCTTTAATCGATTCAACCCTCCCCGGCAAACTGGCTGAGTGTCAAGATCCAGAACCTTCTCAAAGAGAACTTTTCCTTGTGGAAGGTGATTCGGCCGGCGGCAGCGCCAAACAGGGCCGGGATAGAAGATTTCAGGCAATCTTGCCGCTTAAGGGTAAAATATTAAACGTTGAAAAATCCCGGATTGATAAAATTTTGCGCAGCGAAGAAATTAAAAACATTATCACCGTGTTGGGGACCGGTGTGGGTGAGGAAGAATACAATATTGATAAAATCCGGTATCATAAAACCATTATTATGACGGATGCCGATGTCGACGGATCTCATATCAGAACGCTTCTTTTAACCTTTTTTTACCGGCACATGCACGAAATGATTGAAAAAGGTTATCTATACATCGCCCAACCACCATTGTATAAAGTCGGCAAAGGTAAGAAAGAGGCATATCTTAAAGACGATCGGGAGTTAAATGATTATGTCCTAAAAAGGATATGCAGTCAGAAAAGTGTAAAAATTGTGAATAACGATATTGTCTTATCCAATCACCATCTTTATCGGTTTATGGGAAACCTGGCAGAGTATTTTTCGGTGATGGCGAAAATGGAAAACCGCGGGTTTAAATCAAACTTTATAGAACTTCTTATTAAAAAAGGTGTTGAAAATAAGGATTTTCTTGCAGACCATCAAAAAATGTCGGATCTAAAAGAGTATTTAATCCAAAACGGTCATAAAGTCGGAGACTTAATCTGGAATCCGGAACGCGGTGTCTATAACTTGATGGTTACCCCACCAGAAAGAAAAAAAACAGGCCAGATGACGTTCGAAACGCCGGAAAGGGCCGATAAACCAGCAAAAATCGGAAGAGGGCTAGTATATTCAAAAGATTTTCAGACAAGCCTGATCCTCGGTAAAAATGTTTTAAAATACGATAACCCGCCGTTTGTGGTTTTTAATAATAACGGTGCGGAATCGATTCAAATCGAGAATAAAAGGCAACTTCTTTCTTACCTTGTCGAAGAAGGTAAAAAAGGCCTTGGTATTCAGCGCTACAAAGGTCTGGGCGAAATGAATCCCGGCCAATTGTGGGAAACGACCATGGATCCGGAAAAACGAACCCTCCTCCGGGTTAAAGTTGAAGATGCGGTTGAAGCCGATGAAATTTTTACGATTCTTATGGGAGAAGAGGTTGAACCCAGACGGGAATTTATCCAAAACAACGCGCTTGAAGTAGGCATTTTGGATATATAACTAAAAATGTATATTCATA
This window contains:
- a CDS encoding UvrD-helicase domain-containing protein, with product MKFIADLHVHSHFSRATAKNLNLENMYIAAQLKGITVVGTGDFTHPGWFAELKEKLVPAEEGLFKLKDEIAERCDKQIPKLCRRSVRFLLVSEISNIYKKNQKTRKNHNLVYMPGLDTAEKFNSKLARIGNIKSDGRPILGLDVKDLLEIILETSDRAFLIPAHIWTPWFSLLGSKSGFDSIEECFEDLTPFVFAVETGLSSDPSMNWRVSGLDGLTLVSNSDAHSPLKLGREANIFNTELSYPAIKSAIQTGDSDRFMGTIEFYPEEGKYHLDGHRKCNIRLRPEKTRALSGKCPACGSPLTQGVLYRVEELADRPGGEKPAKYHPFYHLIPLTEILSETLRVGPGTKKVMEYYRILLDKLGPEIEILKTLSIETIEKVGGPLLGEAVARMRRSEIVIQPGYDGEFGTIKIFDKNEREKLLGQKTLFVQSKPESLIQIKIEYKKEIADEKIHTPIKTIPIKTSSKSYENYFKTSTTATTPKLYMDKMNPEQRRAVEHQGGPLIIVAGPGTGKTLTLTHRIAHLVTRNFVSPRNILAVTFTNKAAREMRHRLKRLMPDATQLPFMGTFHGLCLKLLNDYLEKQPIIIDDNDRKSIISDAIKLAEQSGIRALVKPQKVLDWIISAKQKIIEPYDKPEDIPDPEKRIFAATYKLYQKLLSIQNLYDYEDLVVKTVRLFENDARFTKTHRDIYKYIFVDEYQDLNYGQYCIIRALAPPGAARRNLCVIGDPDQSIYGFRGSDVKHFKTFMDDYPDAEVVNLKRNYRSTQTILKASYQVVSPRNKKAPASRIYSDFNGVKTIGVLETVTEKAEAVAVGRTIEQMVGGMGFYSIDFGKLAEQHQSPPRGFSDFAVLYRTAAQGFVFAEAFDRAGIPYQVVSRETIFNTKGVSELVSLLKIVEGSGCLADLERIASLIEPAITKQAAEIFKHWCYQNNFSLDTALVNVRRFPVGGLSKARQTRLIDFFDSLEAFTKQTQAMTVEKKLIFLTENSKLANMRPRNPKTQEALNRLIEISQTCNNIFEFLAETALQGDTDAYVPQAEKVALMTMHASKGLEFPVVFIAGCEEGFLPFQRSATEKADIDEERRLFYVAMTRAKEQLYLTCAQKRRIYGKTEKRTLSPFVGEIEERLRSHEASTPKRSSRQGSRQLKLF
- a CDS encoding DNA polymerase III subunit beta: MKLKVKKDDILDILSKIQGLAGRKSNLAITANVLVRATNEGVTFVVTDLETGFKGLYPAIIETEGVIAINARKFYEIVREFPVDEIQVNEIENHWIKIGDTNVEYNIVGMNPEDFPETPHIERIDFFQINSSAFKKMIDKTVIITGAADERRAHITGIYFEIIKKENQNLIRMVSTDGNRLSTVDYSYSKESDLPAGAGVLIPKKGLQEVMKFLDSEGIVQIGFKNNNFIIKKDTETIIIRLLEGDFPEYQDIIKKSDGNIINLDRQLFLKMLKRMSILSSEEYKSVIFNFTTNKLIITTTNPDIGESKEEMGIDYKGVSFEVAFNPRYFIETLNVIEQDKVNLNIINEERPCLIQGENNDTYLSVIMPMKI
- the gyrB gene encoding DNA topoisomerase (ATP-hydrolyzing) subunit B; the protein is MSTQTNTYSADNIKVLEGLEAVRKRPSMYIGNIDIEGLHHLVYEVVDNSIDEAMAGYCNNIKVIIHTDNSVSVEDDGRGIPVGIQKSENVPAVEVVMTKLHSGGKFDDHSYKVSGGLHGVGVSVVNALSIFLEVEIYTEGNIYYQSFEKGKKTCELKIIGKTKKSGTKVHFYADTEILNTDNFSYDILIRRLRELAFLNKGIKISIEDERSDQKDVFLYKGGIVQFVEYLNRRHSALHKPILMEGERSGVQIEVALQYNDTFAEKMFSFANNINTIEGGFHLIGFKAGLTRTINQYATNGNIPKNLHAKISGDDIREGLTAIVSVKLKSPQFEGQTKTKLGNSEVKGLVESLVNEKLSIFLEENPSIAKKILAKAVDASRARDAAKHARDLARKQGSLIDSTLPGKLAECQDPEPSQRELFLVEGDSAGGSAKQGRDRRFQAILPLKGKILNVEKSRIDKILRSEEIKNIITVLGTGVGEEEYNIDKIRYHKTIIMTDADVDGSHIRTLLLTFFYRHMHEMIEKGYLYIAQPPLYKVGKGKKEAYLKDDRELNDYVLKRICSQKSVKIVNNDIVLSNHHLYRFMGNLAEYFSVMAKMENRGFKSNFIELLIKKGVENKDFLADHQKMSDLKEYLIQNGHKVGDLIWNPERGVYNLMVTPPERKKTGQMTFETPERADKPAKIGRGLVYSKDFQTSLILGKNVLKYDNPPFVVFNNNGAESIQIENKRQLLSYLVEEGKKGLGIQRYKGLGEMNPGQLWETTMDPEKRTLLRVKVEDAVEADEIFTILMGEEVEPRREFIQNNALEVGILDI